TGCCCAAACCAACGTTGATTTCTATCTATTGAGATTGAGACAACATTCCACTTAAGCAGAACAAGaaaacagcagcaggagcagcagcaggcgcagGGGCTGGGGAGAGGGTACGCTTTGCGGGGGATAGGGGACAGGGAATTGGGAAAAATGTCGTTTTTATGGCGCTTAATTAACTTGGATACCATTTTCTAATTGCTTTTGCTGTCTGATTGacttttgtttatttattgtGATTAGAAAATTGCTTTAAGAAAAAGACCGCAGAAACGAAAAGGTTTTTCCATCTTTcccaatttatttattccctATATATATAGTCTCTCTGTTCCTGTCTCTTTCCTTTTCCTCTGTGGATTATAAGTCAAGGAGAAGAAGTGGTTGGCGGGAGGATGGATAAGAAGGCTGACTTTGAACAGCGCTAATGATCACACAACCCACACCATTCCCACGGCAGTCtcccactccccactccccctcccccacccacTCCCACCACATCTAGTACTAAAAGGAAATGTGTTTCTACACCCCACAATTTTTCTTTTCTCCTTgttgttttttggtttttgtctttttttttggtttctttGTTTCTGTGGCTCCTTTTACTTTCCACTGACTTTGAAATGCGCAGATTTATTGCGACAATTTGTTTAATGACAGGCATTTATTTTGATGGCGCCCCCGAAAAACCCCTGTATGTGGGCGGGTGGGGGGTTGGGCGGAGTGCGTGGGGTGATGGGGCAAAGGGTTCGCCCATAGACATCTAATGAGTGCTGCGCTGTCCTGCCCCTtccacccacacccacacccacaccctcacacacacagccatCCGTTTCCATCCTCTTGCCCCCGTTTGGTTGCCACTGacaatttaattattttaagcCCCGCATTCTTCCTTGCCTCGCGCCCGGATGAAGACATCTTCGGTGGCAAAGTTTCCCCTCCTCCGGATGAGTCACTTTCCTGGGCTGCAAGCGGAGTGGAGTGCTAAGGAGAGGTTCTATTCTTGGCACTCAAATGAAGACATCTCCAACAGCTGCTGGGTATCGTATCCGGGTATCATTAGGAGGTAAAACTACAACATTTTTCCCCGCCTCTAGGAGATTGATTCTGGAGTTCAACGGATACGCTAGAAGGTACTCAGAACACCATTTTATAAAGATACAAATAGGTAGATTTATGAGAAGCAGAGCTCAAAGAGTAGGCCTTGATAAAAGAGCATATATGTAACACACATATCGAAAATGTGTAAGTGGAGACCTATTTTATACATTGTGGGAGTCCATTCTTGTGGCTTTTGTAAATGATTTAAACAATCCAATATGAAATTAAATGCACGATTTATTGAGAATTCGGTCTTCACTTGGTGTAGTTCTCGATTTTCACCATTAACTCATCGGCCTCCTCGACGGAATTAACGAGCAGTAGAATCGGCACCACGTTGCTGTCCTCCGGCATGGGCAGGCCCGTGATCATTACAGTTTTTGCACTCATACGCTGGCAGGGCAGGCTGTGGCCCTGGCCGACTATAAGATTGATCAGAACCTGGCCAATATTGCCTTCGGCCCGAACAATCAGCTGTGCCTTCGCGTAGTCCTTCACTGGCTTTAAATGCAAGATGCCCACGCCGCGATCGGCGAACTCTGCGTCCTTCATTACAAACACCTGGCAGCGTTTCGTGTATACAGCCTCCTCGTCGACAGTCTTCGGTGGCTGGTCGTGGACCACTTTATCCTGGTCTTCTGTGTTGCCAAAGGAGAAGCGAGTGGATCCCGGGGTGAATGGGCAGCTAGTTGAGTGCTTGGCATCTCCTCCGGCTCCAGCTGCAACCACAGTTGCAGCTGCAACCACAGCTATTAGG
The Drosophila miranda strain MSH22 chromosome XL, D.miranda_PacBio2.1, whole genome shotgun sequence genome window above contains:
- the LOC108151263 gene encoding nuclear pore complex protein Nup50-like, producing the protein MIMSLPSSSPPSARTIPLIVTESAEYRENMADLNRALLEFVKKSLDKNPHCELTPIFRRYYEHLIAVVAAATVVAAGAGGDAKHSTSCPFTPGSTRFSFGNTEDQDKVVHDQPPKTVDEEAVYTKRCQVFVMKDAEFADRGVGILHLKPVKDYAKAQLIVRAEGNIGQVLINLIVGQGHSLPCQRMSAKTVMITGLPMPEDSNVVPILLLVNSVEEADELMVKIENYTK